A part of Ascochyta rabiei chromosome 3, complete sequence genomic DNA contains:
- a CDS encoding 3-beta-hydroxysteroid-4-alpha-carboxylate 3-dehydrogenas(decarboxylating), producing MSTSKFQTLGTVVVVGGCGFLGSHIVSYIVKRHPQTRIAVLDLRTNSNRHASSTVSYHDGDITDLAAMQKFFAQTKPDVVIHTASPHFNLPPAIHNKVNVEGTKNLLKASQDAGVKAFVYTSSASVIFGGSTELVNADEKWPLVTGDAQPEYYTTTKAYAETYVLEANRKPESFLTAAIRPAGIFGEGDVQLLPKMVTAYKDGKTKYQVGDNDNLFDFTYVENVAHGHVLAVLALLSTHKFLPTVPIDTERVDGEAFFITNGEPVFFWDFARAVWHEAGDRLPLKSVWHLDAGFASMVGFFSEWAMWAMGKTPNLTRAQVRYSTLKKYHSIAKARNRLGYSPIVSLDEGVRRGVRYIIEQDEKAGQKKGQ from the exons ATGTCAACCTCGAAGTTTCAAACACTGGGTACGGTGGTCGTCGTCGGTGGATGCGGGTTCCTGGGTAGCCACATCGTCAGCTACATCGTCAAGCGCCATCCCCAGACACGGATTGCGGTCCTCGACTTGCGCACAAACTCGAACCGTCATGCGAGCAGCACAGTCTCCTACCACGATGGCGACATCACCGATCTGGCCGCTATGCAGAAGTTCTTCGCTCAAACCAAGCCCGACGTCGTCATCCACACAGCCTCTCCGCACTTCAACCTGCCACCTGCGATCCACAACAAGGTCAATGTTGAGGGCACCAAGAACCTGCTGAAGGCATCGCAAGATGCGGGAGTCAAGGCTTTTGTATACACCAGCTCTGCTAGTGTCATATTTGGTGGAAGCACTGAGCTTGTCAATGCGGACGAGAAGTGGCCCTTGGTTACTGGAGATGCGCAGCCTGAGTACTACACCACCACCAAG GCTTACGCTGAGACGTACGTGCTCGAAGCTAACCGCAAGCCAGAGAGCTTCCTTACCGCCGCCATTCGCCCCGCAGGTATCTTTGGAGAGGGAGACGTACAATTACTCCCCAAGATGGTCACCGCTTACAAGGATGGGAAGACCAAGTACCAGGTCGGCGATAACGACAACCTCTTCGACTTTACGTACGTTGAGAACGTAGCGCATGGCCACGTCCTTGCGGTACTGGCCCTCCTCAGCACACACAAGTTCCTGCCTACCGTCCCCATTGACACCGAGCGCGTCGATGGCGAGGCTTTCTTCATCACGAACGGCGAGCCAGTGTTTTTCTGGGACTTTGCGCGCGCAGTATGGCACGAGGCCGGCGACCGTCTGCCACTGAAGTCTGTATGGCATCTGGATGCCGGGTTCGCCAGCATGGTCGGCTTCTTCTCAGAGTGGGCTATGTGGGCAATGGGCAAGACACCCAATTTGACAAGGGCGCAAGTCCGATACAGCACCTTGAAGAAGTACCACAGCATCGCAAAGGCAAGGAACAGGCTTGGCTATTCGCCAATCGTCAGTCTGGATGAGGGAGTCCGGAGGGGCGTGAGGTATATCATCGAGCAGGATGAGAAGGCAGGCCAGAAGAAGGGACAGTAA